In Arachis hypogaea cultivar Tifrunner chromosome 17, arahy.Tifrunner.gnm2.J5K5, whole genome shotgun sequence, a single window of DNA contains:
- the LOC112764649 gene encoding probable protein phosphatase 2C 10: MAKLCCFKASYSQLVATRSSSSTGKGKNHDGTVKYGFSLVKGRANHPMEDYHVAKFVQIQDKELGLFAIYDGHLGDRVPAYLQKNLFPNILREDEFWEDPTLSISKAYESTDKAILSHSSDLGRGGSTAVTAILINGRRLWIANVGDSRAVLSKKGQALQMTTDHEPNTERGSIENKGGFVSNLPGDVPRVNGQLAVSRAFGDKSLKSHLRSDPDVQTSDIDADTDLLILASDGLWKVMTNQEAVDIARRMKEPQKAAKQLTAEALERDSKDDISCVVVRFR, encoded by the exons ATGGCTAAGTTGTGCTGTTTCAAGGCTTCTTACTCTCAG CTTGTAGCAACACGTTCTTCATCAAGCACTGGTAAGGGGAAAAACCATGATGGGACAGTAAAGTATGGTTTCAGCCTAGTGAAGGGGAGAGCTAATCATCCAATGGAGGATTATCATGTTGCCAAGTTTGTGCAGATTCAAGACAAAGAATTGGGTTTGTTTGCAATTTATGATGGCCACCTTGGAGACCGTGTTCCTGCCTACTTACAGAAAAACTTGTTCCCCAACATTTTAAGGGAG GATGAGTTTTGGGAAGACCCAACTTTATCGATCTCAAAAGCATATGAGAGCACAGATAAGGCAATTCTATCACACAGTTCCGATTTGGGGCGTGGTGGATCGACGGCTGTGACTGCAATATTGATCAATGGACGCAGGTTGTGGATTGCTAATGTTGGTGATTCAAGAGCTGTTCTTTCAAAGAAAGGACAAGCTTTACAAATGACCACAGACCATGAACCTAACACTGAACGAGGTAGTATTGAGAACAAAGGTGGTTTTGTCTCCAATTTGCCAG GTGACGTGCCAAGAGTGAATGGTCAACTAGCAGTATCACGTGCGTTTGGAGATAAGAGCTTAAAGTCGCATTTGCGGTCAGACCCAGATGTACAAACAAGTGATATAGATGCTGATACTGATCTTCTAATCCTTGCAAGTGATGGACTCTGGAAGGTAATGACAAATCAAGAGGCAGTAGACATTGCCAGAAGGATGAAAGAACCACAGAAAGCAGCAAAGCAATTAACTGCTGAAGCATTAGAAAGAGACAGTAAAGATGACATATCTTGTGTTGTCGTTAGATTTAGATGA
- the LOC112764646 gene encoding uncharacterized protein isoform X1 codes for MATASEPSASAADDEERRRSLQIESLHLVDFRQLSQSELYSLSLTSSPAQHRCQDDAVIPKIDRSVFNESAGSRKQTFSRLRLVPRGKQPKPAPSPPASAAHIPLDEENSKIIEMLQKLFGVESLRTAARDGGGGGSSVGYNALVPFQGEFKSPEPNVFALQNIPICDVADDSAMKKRKRGRPRKNENSMAIVPVASPLPPPPPPKKKEDGEGFVDPVLEEVKKRTVGLENEAQVVEFLEGLKGEWSSQRKKKMTVEASELGSFLPAGWKVLLSVKKRAGRASIVCRRYVSPYGQQFESFKEVSAHLLSFCGEDINIVKSSYPDDSPQYNINVPSGSQVLCYGPAGDVKPDADASCLSLARTSVESHHKTQVSVPSSTEREKLNTLNENSSSSLAGGCKLGDFIGGVFDYQTANYRSMMDGTHNVNSVRGCSIEEDRVLNQNTVDIIEVSGAACNPIPLVLPTPVTNNESGIIQHCDEMNSVTCIRNGVSDFSTKCHETAPWGNAQTLVDNNGDGVSERLVEDEQNVGSGSNRPFPNAEGKRFIGNNLEISDGKLAKDDKQHILCSDQSEVKDVSSNSQLQSSSDGFSLPPSQKEMKHFSINSSDRMQSFMLTESAIGDCFDGELLPIDKRISLPTGHTNNVSLSTCTEGASDCGGVDVAPNLSVGNNVNDNHDPPTVELVTSFAEEKNPLNDQNHRIDYLLQTSSKCNLLTPPDDEQPSIFENLYDISAGTFDAAFMEPQLGLGSHNNDVAIDTYANESIMQGTLQGCESVALGSSVLNPFDKQSDNANKSCLSENAKSEQVDILQTNSMGMPDFH; via the exons ATGGCGACGGCGTCAGAGCCCTCCGCCTCCGCCGCAGACGACGAGGAACGCCGCCGCTCCCTTCAAATCGAGTCTCTCCATCTCGTGGACTTCCGCCAACTCTCCCAATCGGAGCTTTACTCGCTCTCCCTAACCTCCTCACCCGCCCAACACCGTTGCCAAGACGACGCCGTAATCCCTAAAATCGACCGCTCCGTCTTCAACGAGTCCGCCGGCAGCCGCAAGCAGACGTTCTCCCGCCTTCGCCTCGTACCGCGTGGTAAGCAACCCAAACCCGCCCCTTCCCCTCCCGCCTCCGCCGCCCACATTCCCCTTGACGAAGAAAACTCCAAAATCATAGAAATGCTTCAGAAGCTCTTCGGCGTGGAGTCTCTCCGCACCGCCGCGCGAGACGGCGGGGGAGGAGGCAGCAGCGTAGGCTATAACGCACTCGTCCCCTTCCAGGGGGAGTTCAAGTCACCGGAGCCGAACGTCTTCGCGCTCCAGAACATTCCGATCTGCGACGTCGCGGACGATAGCGCGATGAAGAAGCGGAAGCGAGGGCGGCCGCGGAAGAACGAGAATTCGATGGCGATTGTGCCAGTAGCATCGCCTCTTCCTCCGCCGCCTCCaccgaagaagaaggaagatggTGAGGGTTTTGTTGACCCGGTTTTGGAAGAGGTGAAGAAGAGGACGGTGGGGTTAGAGAATGAGGCTCAGGTTGTTGAGTTCTTGGAGGGTTTGAAGGGAGAGTGGAGTAgtcaaaggaagaagaagatgactgTCGAGGCGAGTGAGCTTGGTTCTTTCTTGCCGGCTGGGTGGAAGGTCTTGCTTTCTGTCAAGAAGAGAGCCGGTCGTGCTTCCATTGTTTGTCGCCGTTACGTAAG CCCTTATGGGCAGCAGTTTGAGTCGTTCAAGGAAGTCTCTGCACACTTGCTTTCGTTTTGTGGAGAAGATATAAATATTGTAAAATCTAGTTATCCCGATGACAGTCCGCAGTATAATATCAATGTGCCATCTGGAAGT CAGGTTCTTTGTTACGGCCCTGCTGGAGACGTAAAGCCTGATGCTGATGCAAGCTGTCTAAGTTTAGCTAGAACATCTGTAGAATCTCACCATAAAACGCAAGTTAGTGTTCCATCATCAACTGAAAGAGAGAAGCTAAACACTCTGAATGAGAATTCCAGTAGCTCTTTGGCTGGGGGTTGTAAATTAGGAGATTTTATTGGTGGAGTCTTTGACTATCAAACTGCAAATTATCGATCCATGATGGATGGTACCCATAATGTAAATTCAGTTCGCGGATGTTCAATTGAGGAAGATAGAGTTCTAAATCAGAACACGGTTGATATCATTGAAGTTAGTGGTGCTGCCTGCAATCCTATTCCTTTGGTTCTCCCAACTCCTGTCACCAATAATGAGAGTGGTATTATTCAACATTGTGATGAAATGAATTCTGTGACGTGCATAAGAAATGGTGTTAGTGATTTTAGTACCAAATGCCATGAAACTGCTCCCTGGGGAAATGCACAAACACTTGTTGACAACAATGGGGATGGTGTTTCTGAGAGACTAGTGGAAGATGAGCAGAATGTAGGTTCTGGAAGCAACAGGCCTTTTCCAAATGCTGAGGGGAAACGGTTTATAGGCAACAATTTAGAGATTAGTGATGGAAAGCTTGCTAAGGATGACAAGCAACACATTTTGTGTAGTGATCAGTCTGAAGTTAAAGATGTTTCTAGTAATTCTCAATTGCAGAGTAGTTCTGATGGATTTTCTCTTCCTCCATCTCAGAAAGAAATGAAACATTTTTCTATAAATAGTTCAGACAGAATGCAAAGTTTTATGCTGACAGAGTCTGCTATCGGAGACTGTTTTGACGGTGAATTATTACCTATTGACAAGAGAATTTCCCTTCCCACTGGCCACACAAATAATGTTTCTTTAAGCACGTGCACAGAAGGTGCCTCTGACTGTGGTGGGGTTGATGTTGCCCCTAATCTTTCAGTAGGAAATAATGTCAATGATAATCACGATCCTCCAACTGTTGAGCTTGTGACAAGCTTTGCAGAGGAAAAGAATCCATTGAATGACCAAAATCACAGAATAGACTATTTGTTGCAGACAAGTTCGAAATGTAACTTACTAACTCCTCCTGATGATGAGCAACCCTCGATTTTTGAAAATCTGTATGATATTTCTGCTGGTACCTTTGATGCTGCTTTCATGGAGCCTCAATTAGGGCTTGGTTCTCACAATAATGATGTTGCAATAGATACATATGCTAATGAAAGCATTATGCAGGGAACATTGCAAGGTTGTGAATCTGTTGCTCTTGGTAGCAGTGTTTTAAACCCATTTGATAAGCAAAGTGATAATGCAAATAAATCTTGCTTATCAGAGAATGCCAAGAGTGAGCAAGTTGACATACTTCAAACCAACTCTATGGGTATGCCTGACTTTCATTAG
- the LOC112764646 gene encoding uncharacterized protein isoform X2, which translates to MATASEPSASAADDEERRRSLQIESLHLVDFRQLSQSELYSLSLTSSPAQHRCQDDAVIPKIDRSVFNESAGSRKQTFSRLRLVPRGKQPKPAPSPPASAAHIPLDEENSKIIEMLQKLFGVESLRTAARDGGGGGSSVGYNALVPFQGEFKSPEPNVFALQNIPICDVADDSAMKKRKRGRPRKNENSMAIVPVASPLPPPPPPKKKEDGEGFVDPVLEEVKKRTVGLENEAQVVEFLEGLKGEWSSQRKKKMTVEASELGSFLPAGWKVLLSVKKRAGRASIVCRRYVSPYGQQFESFKEVSAHLLSFCGEDINIVKSSYPDDSPQYNINVPSGSVLCYGPAGDVKPDADASCLSLARTSVESHHKTQVSVPSSTEREKLNTLNENSSSSLAGGCKLGDFIGGVFDYQTANYRSMMDGTHNVNSVRGCSIEEDRVLNQNTVDIIEVSGAACNPIPLVLPTPVTNNESGIIQHCDEMNSVTCIRNGVSDFSTKCHETAPWGNAQTLVDNNGDGVSERLVEDEQNVGSGSNRPFPNAEGKRFIGNNLEISDGKLAKDDKQHILCSDQSEVKDVSSNSQLQSSSDGFSLPPSQKEMKHFSINSSDRMQSFMLTESAIGDCFDGELLPIDKRISLPTGHTNNVSLSTCTEGASDCGGVDVAPNLSVGNNVNDNHDPPTVELVTSFAEEKNPLNDQNHRIDYLLQTSSKCNLLTPPDDEQPSIFENLYDISAGTFDAAFMEPQLGLGSHNNDVAIDTYANESIMQGTLQGCESVALGSSVLNPFDKQSDNANKSCLSENAKSEQVDILQTNSMGMPDFH; encoded by the exons ATGGCGACGGCGTCAGAGCCCTCCGCCTCCGCCGCAGACGACGAGGAACGCCGCCGCTCCCTTCAAATCGAGTCTCTCCATCTCGTGGACTTCCGCCAACTCTCCCAATCGGAGCTTTACTCGCTCTCCCTAACCTCCTCACCCGCCCAACACCGTTGCCAAGACGACGCCGTAATCCCTAAAATCGACCGCTCCGTCTTCAACGAGTCCGCCGGCAGCCGCAAGCAGACGTTCTCCCGCCTTCGCCTCGTACCGCGTGGTAAGCAACCCAAACCCGCCCCTTCCCCTCCCGCCTCCGCCGCCCACATTCCCCTTGACGAAGAAAACTCCAAAATCATAGAAATGCTTCAGAAGCTCTTCGGCGTGGAGTCTCTCCGCACCGCCGCGCGAGACGGCGGGGGAGGAGGCAGCAGCGTAGGCTATAACGCACTCGTCCCCTTCCAGGGGGAGTTCAAGTCACCGGAGCCGAACGTCTTCGCGCTCCAGAACATTCCGATCTGCGACGTCGCGGACGATAGCGCGATGAAGAAGCGGAAGCGAGGGCGGCCGCGGAAGAACGAGAATTCGATGGCGATTGTGCCAGTAGCATCGCCTCTTCCTCCGCCGCCTCCaccgaagaagaaggaagatggTGAGGGTTTTGTTGACCCGGTTTTGGAAGAGGTGAAGAAGAGGACGGTGGGGTTAGAGAATGAGGCTCAGGTTGTTGAGTTCTTGGAGGGTTTGAAGGGAGAGTGGAGTAgtcaaaggaagaagaagatgactgTCGAGGCGAGTGAGCTTGGTTCTTTCTTGCCGGCTGGGTGGAAGGTCTTGCTTTCTGTCAAGAAGAGAGCCGGTCGTGCTTCCATTGTTTGTCGCCGTTACGTAAG CCCTTATGGGCAGCAGTTTGAGTCGTTCAAGGAAGTCTCTGCACACTTGCTTTCGTTTTGTGGAGAAGATATAAATATTGTAAAATCTAGTTATCCCGATGACAGTCCGCAGTATAATATCAATGTGCCATCTGGAAGT GTTCTTTGTTACGGCCCTGCTGGAGACGTAAAGCCTGATGCTGATGCAAGCTGTCTAAGTTTAGCTAGAACATCTGTAGAATCTCACCATAAAACGCAAGTTAGTGTTCCATCATCAACTGAAAGAGAGAAGCTAAACACTCTGAATGAGAATTCCAGTAGCTCTTTGGCTGGGGGTTGTAAATTAGGAGATTTTATTGGTGGAGTCTTTGACTATCAAACTGCAAATTATCGATCCATGATGGATGGTACCCATAATGTAAATTCAGTTCGCGGATGTTCAATTGAGGAAGATAGAGTTCTAAATCAGAACACGGTTGATATCATTGAAGTTAGTGGTGCTGCCTGCAATCCTATTCCTTTGGTTCTCCCAACTCCTGTCACCAATAATGAGAGTGGTATTATTCAACATTGTGATGAAATGAATTCTGTGACGTGCATAAGAAATGGTGTTAGTGATTTTAGTACCAAATGCCATGAAACTGCTCCCTGGGGAAATGCACAAACACTTGTTGACAACAATGGGGATGGTGTTTCTGAGAGACTAGTGGAAGATGAGCAGAATGTAGGTTCTGGAAGCAACAGGCCTTTTCCAAATGCTGAGGGGAAACGGTTTATAGGCAACAATTTAGAGATTAGTGATGGAAAGCTTGCTAAGGATGACAAGCAACACATTTTGTGTAGTGATCAGTCTGAAGTTAAAGATGTTTCTAGTAATTCTCAATTGCAGAGTAGTTCTGATGGATTTTCTCTTCCTCCATCTCAGAAAGAAATGAAACATTTTTCTATAAATAGTTCAGACAGAATGCAAAGTTTTATGCTGACAGAGTCTGCTATCGGAGACTGTTTTGACGGTGAATTATTACCTATTGACAAGAGAATTTCCCTTCCCACTGGCCACACAAATAATGTTTCTTTAAGCACGTGCACAGAAGGTGCCTCTGACTGTGGTGGGGTTGATGTTGCCCCTAATCTTTCAGTAGGAAATAATGTCAATGATAATCACGATCCTCCAACTGTTGAGCTTGTGACAAGCTTTGCAGAGGAAAAGAATCCATTGAATGACCAAAATCACAGAATAGACTATTTGTTGCAGACAAGTTCGAAATGTAACTTACTAACTCCTCCTGATGATGAGCAACCCTCGATTTTTGAAAATCTGTATGATATTTCTGCTGGTACCTTTGATGCTGCTTTCATGGAGCCTCAATTAGGGCTTGGTTCTCACAATAATGATGTTGCAATAGATACATATGCTAATGAAAGCATTATGCAGGGAACATTGCAAGGTTGTGAATCTGTTGCTCTTGGTAGCAGTGTTTTAAACCCATTTGATAAGCAAAGTGATAATGCAAATAAATCTTGCTTATCAGAGAATGCCAAGAGTGAGCAAGTTGACATACTTCAAACCAACTCTATGGGTATGCCTGACTTTCATTAG
- the LOC112764647 gene encoding 5'-adenylylsulfate reductase-like 4 isoform X1: MMRFSGSEIVVATLLCWSISCTGQPHKVSVSAADAAICPKETVFDFILGFRDATCSLPDSVGSIRYTGVTEGDEVTLQKALSMVHKNSHEYVAVLFYASWCPFSRIFRPVFSILSSLYPSIPHYAIEESSVRPSILSKYGVHGFPTLLILNSTMRIRYHGSRILGSLVVFYNDVTGVRVDSLDQLSLDKVGHLSVHESHGTTEQESCPFSWARSPENLLRQETYLALATAFVVLRLLYLFFPTLLMCIQYAWNRVLQNVRLGSLLEHPLVYLKRTVQSFKCLKEPCKRSNLQEGAMNAKAWASKSLASVSIGEASTSRGTHQ, from the exons ATGATGAGGTTTTCGGGATCGGAGATCGTGGTCGCCACGCTGCTCTGTTGGAGCATTTCTTGCACCGGCCAACCGCACAAGGTTTCGGTTTCTGCCGCCGACGCCGCCATATGTCCGAAGGAGACAGTCTTTGATTTCATATTAGGGTTTCGAGATGCGACCTGCTCGCTCCCTGATTCCGTTGGATCCATCCGTTACACTGGTGTCACCGAG GGAGATGAGGTTACTTTGCAGAAGGCATTGAGTATGGTTCACAAGAATAGTCATGAATATGTAGCTGTACTTTTCTATGCATCATGGTGTCCTTTCTCTCGGATTTTTAGACCAGTTTTCTCAATCCTGTCTTCCCTATACCCTTCCATTCCCCATTATGCTATTGAAGAATCATCTGTTAGGCCAAG CATATTATCAAAATACGGTGTTCATGGTTTCCCTACACTACTCATTTTAAATTCTACTATGCGCATTCGTTATCACGGATCTCGGATATTGGGTTCTCTCGTAGTTTTCTACAATGATGTTACCG GagttagggttgattcacttgATCAACTATCCCTGGATAAAGTTGGGCATCTGTCAGTTCATGAGAGTCATGGTACCACAGAGCAAGAAAGTTGCCCCTTTTCTTGGGCCAGATCTCCAGAAAATTTGCTGCGGCAGGAGACTTATTTGGCTTTGGCCACTGCATTTGTGGTTTTGAGACTACTTTACTTATTTTTTCCTACACTGCTTATGTGTATCCAATATGCTTGGAATAGGGTTCTCCAAAACGTTAGATTAGGGAGCTTGTTGGAACATCCTTTGGTGTATCTGAAGCGAACAGTACAGTCATTTAAATGCCTTAAAGAGCCATGCAAGAGAAGTAATCTGCAGGAAGGAGCAATGAATGCTAAAGCTTGGGCTTCTAAGTCCCTTGCCTCAGTCTCAATTGGGGAGGCTAGCACTAGCCGTGGTACCCACCAgtaa
- the LOC112764647 gene encoding 5'-adenylylsulfate reductase-like 4 isoform X2 has protein sequence MFCFVTAIRSPSHYHSSQTDLCYFSSLLLSDHGDEVTLQKALSMVHKNSHEYVAVLFYASWCPFSRIFRPVFSILSSLYPSIPHYAIEESSVRPSILSKYGVHGFPTLLILNSTMRIRYHGSRILGSLVVFYNDVTGVRVDSLDQLSLDKVGHLSVHESHGTTEQESCPFSWARSPENLLRQETYLALATAFVVLRLLYLFFPTLLMCIQYAWNRVLQNVRLGSLLEHPLVYLKRTVQSFKCLKEPCKRSNLQEGAMNAKAWASKSLASVSIGEASTSRGTHQ, from the exons ATGTTCTGCTTTGTCACTGCCATCCGTAGCCCTTCCCACTACCATAGCTCCCAAACAGACCTATGTTATTTTTCTTCGTTGCTGTTATCCGATCAT GGAGATGAGGTTACTTTGCAGAAGGCATTGAGTATGGTTCACAAGAATAGTCATGAATATGTAGCTGTACTTTTCTATGCATCATGGTGTCCTTTCTCTCGGATTTTTAGACCAGTTTTCTCAATCCTGTCTTCCCTATACCCTTCCATTCCCCATTATGCTATTGAAGAATCATCTGTTAGGCCAAG CATATTATCAAAATACGGTGTTCATGGTTTCCCTACACTACTCATTTTAAATTCTACTATGCGCATTCGTTATCACGGATCTCGGATATTGGGTTCTCTCGTAGTTTTCTACAATGATGTTACCG GagttagggttgattcacttgATCAACTATCCCTGGATAAAGTTGGGCATCTGTCAGTTCATGAGAGTCATGGTACCACAGAGCAAGAAAGTTGCCCCTTTTCTTGGGCCAGATCTCCAGAAAATTTGCTGCGGCAGGAGACTTATTTGGCTTTGGCCACTGCATTTGTGGTTTTGAGACTACTTTACTTATTTTTTCCTACACTGCTTATGTGTATCCAATATGCTTGGAATAGGGTTCTCCAAAACGTTAGATTAGGGAGCTTGTTGGAACATCCTTTGGTGTATCTGAAGCGAACAGTACAGTCATTTAAATGCCTTAAAGAGCCATGCAAGAGAAGTAATCTGCAGGAAGGAGCAATGAATGCTAAAGCTTGGGCTTCTAAGTCCCTTGCCTCAGTCTCAATTGGGGAGGCTAGCACTAGCCGTGGTACCCACCAgtaa